CCGGGGGCGAGCGCGGAGGCGAGGTTGCCGACGACGAACAGCGCCATGAGCAGGAGCAGCATCCGCCTGCGCGGGATCCGCGAGCCGAGGGCGGTGAGCAGGGGCGCTCCGACGACCACGCCGATCGCGTACGCGGAGACGAGGTATCCGGCGGTGGGGACGGAGGTGCCGAGATCGTCGGCGACGTTGGGCAGGAGGCCCATCATCACGAACTCGGTCGTGCCTATGCCGAAGGCGGAGACGGCGAGTGCGAGCAGCGCCAGGGGCATGGGGAGAGCCTTTCCGGAATGTCCCGAAGATAGTTCTTCGTCGGAACAAAGACTCTCAGGTGCATTCTTCCCGGCGGTCTCCGGGGGATGAAGGGGAGGTTTCACCCCGGAGTCCCGGGGGCCGGAGGCCAAGAGCCCGGAGTCCCGGACGTCGGAGCCCCGGAGTCCCGGACGTCGGAGCCCCGGAGTCCCGGACGTCAGAGCTTCACGCGGGCGGCGATCGGCAGGTGGTCGCTCATCGTCGCCGGCAGCGCCCAGGACGACATGGGCTCGACGCCCTTCACCATGATCTGGTCGATCCGGGCCATCGGGAACGAGGACGGCCAGCTGAAGCCGAAGCCGTCTCCCGCCGCGCCCTGGGTGGAGCGCAGCTGCGAGGTGACGGCGTTGAGCGCGCGGTCGTTCATGGTGCCGTTGAGGTCGCCGAGGAGGACGATCCGCTCGTGCGGGTCGTGGGCGATGGCCTCGCCCAGGGCGTTGGCGCTGTCGTCGCGCTGGTTGGCGGTGAAGCCCGCGTTCAGCTTGACCCGGACGGACGGCAGGTGGGCGACGTACACGGCGACGTCGCCCTTCGGGGTCACGACGGTGGCGCGCATCGCGCGGGTCCAGCCCATCCGGATGTCGACGGGCTGCGCGGCGCGCAGGGGCAGCTTGCTCCAGAGGCCGACCGTGCCCTCGACGGAGTGGTACGGGTAGGCCTCCGCGAGGCCCCGCTCGTACGTCGGGACCATCTCGCCCTTGAGCTCCTCCAGGGCCAGCACGTCGGCGCCGGACGCGGCGAGCTCGCGGGCGGTGCCCTCGGGGTCCGGGTTGTCGGCGTTCACGTTGTGGGTGGCGACGGTCAGATCGCCGCCGGCGACGGACTTGTCGGCGACGAGGCCGCCGAAGAGGTTGAGCCAGACCACGGAGGGCAGCAGCAGGGCGATCAGGGCGGTGGCGGAGCGCCGGACCAGCGCGAGGACCAGCAGGAGGGGGATGAAGAGGCCCAGCCAGGGCAGGAAGGTCTCGGTCAGGCTGCCCAGGTTGCCGACCGTGTTGGGGATCTCGGCGTGGAACACCATCAGGAGCGTGAGCGCCACCGCGGTGGCGGCGATCAGGACGCCCCGGCGCCAGATGCCGCGGTCGCGCCGGAGGCCGTCGAGCGCGTCCCTGAACCGGGATCCGGAACCCTGACGCTCGTGTCCCGCGTCGCCGTGCTCGGTCTCCGTCATGTCCACCCGCGCCATCGCACTGTCCTCACTGCTGCCTTGCCGTCTTGCGTGACCCGGTGTCGACACTAGGCGATCCCGGGGCCGTCGTACTCCCCCAGGGACGACACTGATGCGTGGCGGGTTCCTGCAGGTGGCGAGGGCGGCGACCCTGTGACAGAACGCGCACATTCGTACGGGTCGGGTCGGCTTCGCGGCGGATCAGCCGCGCGGGCGCAGGCCCTCCAGGACGGTGTCGACGATCCGCTCGGCGAGGCCGGGCTCCAGGGCGCCGCCGGGGCGGATGACGGTACGGAGGAGCAGGGGGCCCGTGAACAGGTCGTTGACCAGCTCGACGTCGAGGTCGTCGCGGATCTCCCCCCGCTCCATGCCGCGCCGCACCGCGTCCAGGCCGAGGCGGCGGCGCGGTTCGATCACGGTGTGGTGGTACGTGTCCCACAGCTTCGGATAGAGCTGCATCTGCGAGAACACGTTGTGGAGGAGGGCGGAGGAGCGTTTGGCGAGCCCGCGCCGGCGGATCGACTCCAGGAGCGTGACGAGGTCGTCCCGGGCCGAGGTGCCGGGCAGCACCGGGTCCGGGAGCTCCACGGAGCGGAGCAGGTCGACGAAGAGCTCCTCCTTGCCGGGCCAGCGCCGGTAGATGGTCGCCTTGCCGACGCCGGCGGTACGGGCGAGCTTCTCGATGGACACCTCGGCGAGCGGCGTACCGCCCTCCAGGAGCCTGATGGCCGCGTCGAAGATCGCCTGCTCGACGGCCTCGCTCCGCGGCCGCCCACGCCGGGCGGCACCGGGCACCGCCCCGCCGGGCGCGTCCCCGTCCTCCGGCGCGGGGCCTCCGCAGCCCACGGGGCGCGACCCGCC
Above is a genomic segment from Streptomyces sp. NBC_00094 containing:
- a CDS encoding endonuclease/exonuclease/phosphatase family protein, giving the protein MARVDMTETEHGDAGHERQGSGSRFRDALDGLRRDRGIWRRGVLIAATAVALTLLMVFHAEIPNTVGNLGSLTETFLPWLGLFIPLLLVLALVRRSATALIALLLPSVVWLNLFGGLVADKSVAGGDLTVATHNVNADNPDPEGTARELAASGADVLALEELKGEMVPTYERGLAEAYPYHSVEGTVGLWSKLPLRAAQPVDIRMGWTRAMRATVVTPKGDVAVYVAHLPSVRVKLNAGFTANQRDDSANALGEAIAHDPHERIVLLGDLNGTMNDRALNAVTSQLRSTQGAAGDGFGFSWPSSFPMARIDQIMVKGVEPMSSWALPATMSDHLPIAARVKL
- a CDS encoding TetR/AcrR family transcriptional regulator, encoding MPGAARRGRPRSEAVEQAIFDAAIRLLEGGTPLAEVSIEKLARTAGVGKATIYRRWPGKEELFVDLLRSVELPDPVLPGTSARDDLVTLLESIRRRGLAKRSSALLHNVFSQMQLYPKLWDTYHHTVIEPRRRLGLDAVRRGMERGEIRDDLDVELVNDLFTGPLLLRTVIRPGGALEPGLAERIVDTVLEGLRPRG